A genomic stretch from Chitinophaga agri includes:
- a CDS encoding baeRF7 domain-containing protein, whose translation MPKDQNGKFTPIKGKPSGNGKEGLGLRRSISPDELEADLEMTDKYTMGPDELQPSVHMRHPNRDTAKKAVQQQHVREAPADKAVEETFDQPQHNITATLLSDTIDKNTLAVLAGVRGDLCVTIYMPTHASGQAVNEQQDLIMFKNMLQQTQKKLEEKSVAQPLIQRVLAPGYELLRDEMFWKNQQEGLACFITEDSFRYLKLPVSMQQQVYCNHSFMLTPLLPVFTNNEQFYLLTFSKHNAKLFLADAFSMKEIRVEGMPNGMDDVIHFEEKGDQQLFRTGSSGGGQGANYHGMNSNPDHKTDIANYLEEVDRTLWKEVLNDKHIPLMMAAVDYLQPIFRKVTRYQHVTDEALTGNFEHEKAIKIYRQAREKMQPFFEKKKEQALEKYYNGSAGALTASIPDDVIPATYYGQVNCLFVKKDAQLWGTFDEKENRVIIHESPAPEDECLLNNAITQTILHNGDVYILEEGKMPAESSIAASLRYA comes from the coding sequence ACTTGGATTGAGAAGGTCTATTTCCCCTGATGAGCTGGAAGCAGACCTGGAAATGACGGATAAATATACAATGGGACCGGACGAGCTGCAGCCTTCCGTGCACATGCGTCATCCCAACCGGGACACTGCTAAGAAAGCTGTGCAGCAACAGCATGTAAGAGAAGCGCCCGCTGATAAGGCTGTAGAGGAGACATTCGATCAGCCCCAGCACAACATCACTGCTACGCTTTTGTCAGATACGATAGACAAAAACACTTTAGCAGTACTGGCAGGTGTGAGAGGCGATCTGTGCGTCACGATCTATATGCCTACGCATGCATCAGGACAGGCAGTGAATGAACAACAGGACCTGATCATGTTCAAGAACATGCTGCAGCAAACGCAGAAAAAGCTGGAAGAGAAATCTGTTGCACAACCGCTTATTCAGCGCGTGCTGGCGCCGGGATATGAATTACTGAGAGATGAGATGTTTTGGAAGAATCAACAGGAAGGACTGGCCTGCTTTATCACCGAAGATAGTTTCCGTTACCTGAAACTGCCCGTTTCCATGCAGCAACAGGTATACTGCAATCACTCCTTCATGTTAACGCCGTTACTTCCTGTGTTCACAAATAATGAACAGTTCTATCTGCTGACTTTCAGCAAACACAACGCTAAATTGTTCCTGGCAGATGCATTTAGTATGAAAGAAATACGTGTGGAAGGGATGCCAAATGGTATGGACGATGTGATACACTTTGAAGAAAAAGGTGATCAGCAATTATTCCGTACAGGAAGCTCAGGCGGGGGCCAGGGAGCTAATTATCATGGCATGAACTCCAACCCCGACCATAAGACAGATATTGCTAACTATCTGGAAGAAGTAGACCGTACATTATGGAAAGAAGTGCTGAATGATAAGCACATTCCATTAATGATGGCTGCAGTCGATTATCTCCAGCCTATTTTCAGAAAGGTGACCCGCTATCAGCATGTGACTGATGAAGCGCTTACTGGAAATTTTGAACATGAGAAAGCGATAAAAATATACAGACAGGCCAGAGAGAAAATGCAGCCATTCTTTGAAAAAAAGAAAGAGCAGGCGCTTGAAAAATACTATAATGGATCGGCCGGAGCACTGACAGCATCCATTCCTGATGACGTTATACCGGCGACCTATTATGGACAGGTGAACTGCTTATTCGTAAAGAAAGATGCACAACTATGGGGCACTTTCGATGAGAAAGAAAACAGGGTGATCATACATGAATCACCAGCGCCCGAAGACGAATGCCTGCTGAATAATGCCATCACACAAACCATCCTCCATAATGGCGACGTATACATTCTGGAGGAGGGCAAAATGCCAGCTGAGAGCAGCATAGCCGCTTCTTTGCGCTATGCCTAA